In Phycisphaerae bacterium, the genomic stretch TTCATGCAATCCGGGCCGATTCCCTGTTACGGCTCGGAGAAGACGATCCGGTCGCTGCAGAAGGTCTTCAGCTACGCGTTCAGCGACCCGGCTGAGACATATTCGGAGCGTCCGCGTCTGGTTCCGATGGTGGTGAGCGGGCCGTTTTCGCTGCTGGACCGCACGGTTTCGCCGCTGCCGCTGGCCCACGGTCGGGACACGGTGTTCGGCTTTCGGTTCGGCAACTGGGCCTACTGCACGGACTGCTCGGGCATTCCGCCCGAGACGGCGGAACAACTGCACGGCCTGGATCTGCTGATTCTGGACGGGCTTCGCTACACTCCGCATCCAACGCACTTCAACGTCGATCAGGCCCTGGCCCAGATCGAGCGTCTGGGGCCCCGGACGGCGTACCTGACCCACATCGCCCACGAGATCAGGCACGCCGAACTGGCTCCGCGCCTGCCCGAGAACGTCCACCTTCCTTACGACGGCCTGCAGCTGCGCCTCTGAGGGACGGCGGTTTTTCTTTGACGCCAGCGGCGTGTGGACGTAAACTGACCGATTACGCAGCGGCGGGATTTTGCGCCGCCATCGGCTGGGCCGTTGGGCTCATCGTGAAATCGTCTCCGAAGAGACGGTCGGCACATTGCGAGCCGTGATGGATGGATGTCACGTCCGTCTTCAACGGGTTCGATTCGGGAGCGATAGTTTGACCAGCAATCAGGCCCCAAACAGAGTGGCGCGTCGGGTGATGATCATCGGCCTGGACGGCGCCACGTTCGACGTACTCCGGCCCCTGATGGAAAGCGGGCTGATGCCCGCTTTGAACGAACTGGTGCGGACGGGAGCGAGCGGGATCCTGCAGAGCACCAAACCGCCCATCACGCCGGCGGCGTGGACCACGTTCATGACGGGCAAAGGGCCCGGCCGGCACGGCGTGATCGACTTCGAGCGTTACGACTCGGCGGCCAACAAACTCTCGTTCAACCACCGCTTCGACATCCGCGAGAAGACCATCTGGCAGATTCTTTCGGAGCACAACCTTCGGATCGGCTCGATTCACCTGCCGATGACGTATCCGCCGCAACCGGTCAACGGGTTTCTGGTCAGCGGGTTCGAGACGCCCTCGATCGACGTGGACTTCACCTACCCGCCGGAGTTGAAGGACCTGATCCTGCGGACCATTCCGGACTACAGCTACTCGACCAACTGGCAGCGCGGGATTCTCGGCGGCAAGTCGATGTTCAGCGAGAATCTGGAGTACTTCAAGCGGAGCTTCCGCCAGGGCGTGCAGCTGGCCCGCCTGTGCACCGAGCACTACGGTTGGGACGTGATGATGGTGTTGCTGAAGCTGGTGGACAACATCCAGCACAAGTGCTGGAAGTTCCTGGGTCCGGACGCCGGGCGGCGGTATCCGACGCAGCAGCGGATGGTGCATAGTTGCTTCCAGGTTCTCGACGAATGCCTGGCCGAGATGTTTCAGCTCGCCCAGGATCAGGACGCCTCGATCGTGGTCATGTCGGATCACGGGCACGGGTCGCTCGACGGCAAGGCCCAGCCCAACCTGCTGCTGAAGCGCTGGGGCCATCTGAAGCTGATCAGCGGTTTTTCGCAGTTCAAGACCCGAACGGGGTACATCTGGTACCGTCTGACGCAGAAGCGCGGAGGGCGGTTCGTTCAGCCGAACCTGGGGATCGAGCGCGACCTGGCGGTCGACTGGGCCAGCACCAAGGCGTGCGTCATCCACGCCGGGATTTACGGGTTCCTCTACATCAACCTCAAGGGGCGCCAGCCTCAGGGCACGGTCGATCCCAAGGAATACGAGACTTTCCGTACCGAATTGGTCGAACGTTTTCTCGCCGCGCGGGATGAGAAGTACAACAAGCCGATCTTCCAGGAGGTGCTGCGTCCGGAAGAGGCCTACGGTTGCCGCATGGAGGACAACCGGTTCCTGCCCGACCTGCTGCTGGTGCCGGCGACGGGTCTGGCGGTGGTCCGCAAGATTCGGGGCAATTCGGCGGTCAAGTGGGCCCTGAACGGCCGGTTGGGCGGCACGCACCGCATCGAGGGCCTGTACGCGGTCAACGGTCCGTCGGTGGCGTCGGGCCTGGTTCGCAACGCGCACATCGCCGACATCACGCCGACCATCCTGGCGATGCTCGGTTTGGCGGTCCCAGCGGACATGGAGGGCAAGGCGTTGGCCGACGTCTTCCAGCCCCGGCTGGAGGTCACGTTCGAACCGCCGCGCAAGGCGGAGGCGCAGGAGGCTCCGGAACAGGTCTACTCGGAGAAGGAGCAGCAGATGCTGACCGAACGGTTGACCGATCTGGGCTACCTGGAGTAGTCCGAGAATCGCCTGATTATGAGCCGCCATGATTGACAAACCAGATTTACTTTGAAGAGTCGCTCGTTTTATCCGATATTTTCCTTAGCGGACATGCGTGCGTTGGTGACACTGAGGAGGGTTGGTTGGATCATGCCCGGTTTCCGGCTTATCGCCCCGGTAATCTGCCTGTTTTCGCTGGTATTCGGGTCCGGCTGTGACACCCGCCAAGGAGTCTGCACGCAGCTTCCGGACCCCGTGTTCGGGGCCGCCCGTCCCAAGCCACGACCACAACCCCTGAGACCCCAACCGGTTGTGCAAGCTCCGGTCCGGACGGTGGGTTTCCGCGACATTCCCGCGGCCTGGTATCCGCCGGGGGCTGAGCGCCGGTGGCGGGCCATCGTGATTCACCACAGCGCGGATGAGAACGGGGGAGCCCAGCGTTACGATCAGGCCCACCGGAACCGCGGCTGGGATGAACTGGGCTATCATTTCATTATCGGAAACGGCTCGGACACCGGCAATGGGGTGGTCGAGGTCGGTTCCCGATGGCGGAAGCAGAAGCATGGGGCGCACTGCAAGACGCCGGACAACTTCTACAATGAGTACGGGATCGGCATCTGCCTGGTGGGCAACTTCGAGAATCACCCGCCGAGTGAGGCCCAACTGGCGTCGCTGCGGAAACTCCTGCTGTTCCTGATGAACCGCTACGATCTGGGGGCTGGACAGATCTACGGGCACGGTGAGGTCGGGCGGACCGCCTGCCCCGGCCGGCAGATGCCGCTGAGCAACCTGCGCCACTGGGCGGGCACGCAGACGCAGATTTGGGCCGGTTCCCGATAGGGGATCGGCTTTCCATCCGGTCGAGGCCGCACCGGCACCACCTTTCTCCATGGGCGGCAGGCGGTTTATTCCCCTCCTAGACTTGTTGATCCCCGCGCCTAGGATTGAGTAGGAAGATTAGTTCACGTTGGCAGGTGTTTTCGGGGGAGAACGGAGGGGAGGCCAAGGAACTAGAGACCAGCGAGCTTGCCCGCGTCTCCCGCTCGGTTTCGGCCTGCGGACGTCTATGATGCAATACCATCGCTGTGGCACACGGGAGCAGGGAA encodes the following:
- a CDS encoding MBL fold metallo-hydrolase gives rise to the protein MIGCFCPVCTSEDSRDVRTRCSVLVEVPQGNIIIDTPPEFRLQCIAHRVTRVDAVLFTHAHADHIFGLDDIRRFCFMQSGPIPCYGSEKTIRSLQKVFSYAFSDPAETYSERPRLVPMVVSGPFSLLDRTVSPLPLAHGRDTVFGFRFGNWAYCTDCSGIPPETAEQLHGLDLLILDGLRYTPHPTHFNVDQALAQIERLGPRTAYLTHIAHEIRHAELAPRLPENVHLPYDGLQLRL
- a CDS encoding N-acetylmuramoyl-L-alanine amidase, giving the protein MQAPVRTVGFRDIPAAWYPPGAERRWRAIVIHHSADENGGAQRYDQAHRNRGWDELGYHFIIGNGSDTGNGVVEVGSRWRKQKHGAHCKTPDNFYNEYGIGICLVGNFENHPPSEAQLASLRKLLLFLMNRYDLGAGQIYGHGEVGRTACPGRQMPLSNLRHWAGTQTQIWAGSR